From Vicinamibacteria bacterium, a single genomic window includes:
- a CDS encoding prolyl oligopeptidase family serine peptidase, which produces EKKYPLVVYIYGMPGVPTIRDSWAGSRYLFHQFLVQEGYVVAQIDDRTSAIWGHKYAVLGDHNIGPLAVADHEAAVEYLTSLPYVDARNTAVWGWSGGGFTTTFHMTHTKLFKIGVAGAPVTDWHLYDSIYTERYMGTPWEDPEAYRRTSSVEAVANFEGRMLLIHGTHDDNVHPQNSIQLIDGLIKNRKQFDQFFYPNKTHGIRGTDEVIHLWTMVFEYMERHLK; this is translated from the coding sequence CGGAGAAGAAATACCCTCTGGTCGTCTATATCTACGGCATGCCGGGAGTGCCGACCATTCGGGACTCCTGGGCCGGCAGCCGGTACTTGTTTCACCAATTCCTCGTTCAGGAGGGCTACGTGGTGGCCCAGATCGACGACCGCACCTCGGCGATCTGGGGCCACAAATACGCCGTTCTCGGCGATCACAATATCGGGCCGCTCGCCGTCGCGGACCACGAGGCGGCGGTCGAGTACCTGACTTCGCTCCCTTACGTCGATGCCAGGAACACGGCGGTCTGGGGTTGGAGCGGGGGAGGGTTCACGACGACGTTTCACATGACGCACACCAAGTTATTCAAGATCGGTGTGGCGGGCGCCCCGGTCACCGACTGGCACCTCTACGACTCCATCTACACCGAGCGTTACATGGGAACGCCCTGGGAGGATCCCGAGGCCTATCGGAGGACTTCCTCGGTAGAAGCCGTTGCCAACTTCGAGGGCCGCATGCTTCTCATTCACGGCACCCACGACGATAACGTCCATCCTCAAAACTCCATCCAGCTCATCGATGGTCTCATCAAGAACCGCAAGCAATTCGACCAGTTCTTCTACCCGAACAAGACCCACGGGATCCGGGGCACCGACGAGGTCATCCACCTGTGGACGATGGTGTTCGAGTACATGGAGCGCCACCTGAAATAA